In the genome of Arachis stenosperma cultivar V10309 chromosome 2, arast.V10309.gnm1.PFL2, whole genome shotgun sequence, the window TCACCTTCACCATGTAGCCCATCAAGCCCAAACTTCATCGGCCGCCTACGCCTCAGATTCGAATCCGTCAGCCGCCGCCACCGCCGCCGCAACGCCGTTATTCCTTGCCTGAGCTTCGTATCTGACATAGTTGCTTGTTTCAACCGAGTTTTCCAATATATACTTCACGCAATCACTGGCCAAGTATCAATCTTTTACTTTTTTCTCCATGAACAATACcatttatatacataaatttttttttttttctctcaaatgGAACCTCAATATTCATTAAGGGGaaaattgattattgtttttattttttgggttGACCTGAAACATCACTTTGATTAGATAAATGCATAATTTATTTTAACACTTAGTTCTATGTAAGTATATATCCAACAAATGAGTTTcatgatatataattttgatttgGTTAGTGATGGAATTTACACTTTAGCTTGATTTACAAACCTTAATCATAGATGCAATTATTGCTTATGCTATAGGATTCTAAGAagttttaacaaaaataataatgatcaCAATAgtaagagtttaattttgatatataaaaAGTGTAAAGAATTTTACATAATGTTcgattaaattaataattttgacCATATACATTTAGAtgattatgtaaaaaaatttttagtaaataaaattaaattctaataataCTATAAAATCCCTTATTGATTAGCTCTTCCAACTTATTATTAGTAGGTGTTCATGCATATGTAGCATTCTAGTTAGAAAAAAGGTAAAAAATTTCACGTACACTTATTTTTATACGAAGTTATAGTTGAGAaatgttaaataattttaatatatttaactgaattatcatctaataattttaaattattgattttaCACGAAAACAATAGACGTGAGTTTTCATCATAAATGAAGTTATAGCAATGAATAATTAGTCGAaagttttggattttattagaaaaagaataaaaaaatgacaACAAAAAATGGGCCTAATACCAATTttcccattttttttttctaaaaacaGGGAATAAGGTGACTTTGACCTACACAACTTTGCTTATTCTTGATCACGAAATGGTGTTCGTGGGGTACGAGGACTTTGTTGTGAGCCTTCTAACCTTCTTAGCCTTGCACGAGCTTTGTTGATTCTTTCCCTCACACTACTATCATCCATTCCGAAGGACTCGCCCTCGTCCTCGACCTCCGTGCTATTGGCTCGGGACTTAGGAGTCCCCCGGTGGATGATTGTGGTGGCGCTCGGCGATGACGGCGGGCTTGGTGGCCACTTCTTAGTCTTGCTTAGGGAAGGAATTTGCTTCAACTTATTAATTGGTGTTGGTTGTGTTGATATAGGCACTTCTTGTTGCTCCTCCTTTTTCTGCAATGCGTAGCACGTTCCTCATTTCTATCTAGCGACCATATACTATTGGATATTTTTTTCCGTTTCAAATGGTTATTTTGGAATCGACTATGTTACgtgtatactaaaatcagtcactaaaatCAGTGATcagtaaaaaatatatattaaaatataaatacatattgaaaataaattaaaccgtatatataattatacacaaatattttggtgactgattttagtggttgaatttaatatacaaatagcatttttgttTTGCAATAGAGTATACGATATATTTGTATTCGGCTAtaatttttatagttaattttagtgtataaataacattttttatatatttaattctACAAGGTCACTTATCTATGACTTGtggtaaaaaaaattgagatatGCTATTTATTATTTAGATGAACTATTGTTGTACAAATTTTAGGTTTTAAacaacaaattttatttttgaataaaatatttcaaagacaaaaagaattaaagacCTTCCTCTATATCTCATCCTTGGGTACAAATACTAAttctctttaaatttttttggagaTTGTGATATGCCTTTTCACGCCTGCTTCTGCATATATAGAATGAGATTTGTTTTAATAAACTATCAATATAACATGagttttgttttgaaaaatattataaaagttaataaaatacttttatatgAACTTCCcctattatttctttttaatttttcaaatttttttaaatttaaaaaccAGTTTACCAAAAAGACtacaaaatttttgtaaaattgaAATTAGGGTTTGTTACCTGATTATTAGTGGCGGCAGGAGGATTAGCAGTCATTCTAACGGATTGAGAAGCCACATATTGAAGAGCCTGAACAAAAGCACCACTTCCATATTGTGCTGCAATTTGCCAATAAAAGAGGATATAGTCCTTTGCCCTTGCCTTAAATTCTAGTATTTTTCTGTCTATGTCACTCTCATGCCTTGATATAATAGGCTTCAATATTGTTTCATAAATAACAGTTGTTCCCTGCATTACAAcaatatttagaaaaaaaatcaacatcATGAATGAAGAAATTAATGTTATTGAATGAATTTATTGAAACTACTCACACAAAGATGCTAATTACTGATTCGACATATTTGACATATTCTTAACTATTAATTTTTGTCATGTATAAAAATAACTGCATGCAAGTTTTCACCCATTTCAATATATAAGACGAATGAGATTAGTTTACCTTGGTTTTGTTATTCCAAAGGTAGACAAACATAAAAATCTTTGCCTCTCCATAGAATGGCAACCTTCACAAAGTTTAAGTGTTAATTACTTGAGGAAGCTAAGATCAAAAGCCTTAATTTgtgttataataataataatagatatgTATTTCAAATTTCTAATAAATTCAGTTGGTAGCAATAAAATAGAGGAGAAATGATTAAAGAACTTCGAAGTTTACCATCCAAAAAATATGTCTACaaacttctctatgattgtgtAAAGTGCCACAATGGTCCTGCAAACAAAAGGGTGAAAACATGGGCTTAAATTGA includes:
- the LOC130958056 gene encoding HVA22-like protein j; translation: MIGDFLTRLLILIFGYAYPGFECYKTVEKNKVDIEELRFWCKYWTIVALYTIIEKFVDIFFGWLPFYGEAKIFMFVYLWNNKTKGTTVIYETILKPIISRHESDIDRKILEFKARAKDYILFYWQIAAQYGSGAFVQALQYVASQSVRMTANPPAATNNQKQA